aatgaggctaatgacttttgttttggagatttaatatcatggatggctgggaacatgtatcaacaatatggaatctaatctttcctaacggatcgtatattagttcccttaagggttaattctggaactgaatgattttgagctcaaatctataattagattatagattaattattcactagtgaattaatggtacttaaggaataagacgtaaattagaaaggtaaaatggtaattcttacattctaatttatgaactaattaattagagggttgagctattgaaagatggttatatcaatggacgacttaagataagatttatgtaaaagtatatatataacataaagagtgcaattctgaatttatagtggagtaatatcagaattaataaattaactattataattaaagagtttaattatatagtttcaatttattggagcttaatgttataggtccatggtccccgaaatggctcaaacaatcactgacagaggtaaatacaaaaatgggcaaaaaaggacttatgtgataagtaaaatatttttctatgtatcaaacataattattgtttaattatgtgtaattaattaattatttgatttaacaaaaatataattaattttgaattaatttatttttgggattttttgtatttaaataataataaaaattaggaaaaatcacgTGCTATCACTGGCATGTGgcacacgtgtagcacagtgcacagtcactgtgctacacgcataagagactgtgatcagtttctaggttccacaattttagttatttaaatattaaataaataatgagatattgtaatatgattaaaatattattatttaaaaaaaatcagataactgattagttattttcaaactgtttaaaataactaagattttattttaatatattggatatattaaatataggatatcagtttttcagaacgtaacttttcactacaagaaaaaatgcttttaataacaccgaaaatgtgttatcaaaacatacgataacactttctgatgtgttaagaccgactatgttatcgtaggtcagggtactttacataacactttatcagtgttatacaaatgtgttattgtactgtcaacgataacacaatttctgtgttattttaatgtatagataagtgtttaattatgttatttatagtcgattatataacactttttttgtgttatactacactttagtataacattttttttgtgttataccacactttagtataacacattttttgtgttatactatgctttagtataacacattttttgtgttatactacactttagtataacacattttgtgtgttgtactacactttagtataacacatgtgttatattagcttagagaaacataatctttttttacttacacaaaactaggaaaacaaatatgaaagttgaagccaaataaggtaacataaatagatttttattaattactcaaatgtaattacaatatttagtctactagtctaggcttaagaaatcatattacaacataatttatgcccaattcagattcctttatcactaaatacaaaacaagaaatgtatacaaaaattagtgaaatacattcttccattctaaaggcctcaactacaaatgttgtcaagaattgctccaaagaaatcatctcaatatacctgcacattgtaaaaaaaagtcattttattattaagaacataagacttaagctagtttccacctgtaagcatataaagtttaaattaaattagtaataactccaaaacttgaagAAACAGtagggtatagcaagatgtactaccatgcaaaacaacgactgaagcaacaaaacatgcaacttaaaacaaggcttgtgaaatgtatcaagataacaaatatatcattctcaatgatcaaaaagtatgtgaggaagaattgattccagaactctaaattctgtcaatatatccccaaaaaaattaaagaataaaaacagattcacactttgacttcttatacaacaaaatcataaagaaaaacaataaaataaaaaatcaaacatgAAAAGAATCGATGTTTTGAGGAAACGGTTTCTGGTATGTCTTAAATTTTTGTTTCCTGTTTGTGTTCTAAACTCTTGGCTTTAGtgtcaagtttatgatttttgaagaaaaggtccatatatgatatagaagaactcAATCATACTTTATGCTTAATCATTCAACTTTAGTTGCAAGCCAgaagcaaaaaaaaaatctatttcaTTTTCTGCCATCTGTTTCTTGTATGCATAACGTTATGTGCTATACTAATTTAGGCATATAAGGTCTAGTACTAAGCTATAAAAATAGAGGAAACCAAAACACATGCATATCTAGAATTATCAAAGGAAATACAACATCAGAAGCAAACCTAAATGTACCATCAGAAGCAAGAGAAATGGTAGACATAACAACATCAATAAAACTAGAAGCAGAACAGAACAAGTCTGGCTTTCCTTTTCTAGCTAATTACTGCAACAAGCTATGAATTCAATTGTTCACATGCTTAATAGCCACTCTATCAGTACTCTTGCAGTACCCTCAAAACCAAAGTGTAGGAAGTCATAAGACTAATAATAACCTGTTGGGTTCTTTGATCTCACTCTAACCCCCATGACAAAAATATGCTCCACATTTTTCTTCAAATGTGGATTTCTCATAAGGAAAATGGCTAAGTTTGTAAATGCTCCTATAACCATAACAGTTATAGGACCTGCAGATATTTTCTCATACATTACCTGCTGAGTAGTTGGTTGTTTAATAGGTCTATATCTCCTGCTTCCCAaagtcataaaaaaatatttgagaTTCATTTATGTTAGTAAATAATTTTAACAATTCATTGAGATTCAAATTTACAATGCAAAAAGATTGATTCTCCACTTCTAATAACTAATAAACCACATTCTATTCTCCCTGGAAGATAGCCAATTACCAACTTAACTCAAGCAAACATCTCTTTTATCATACATAGAATAAGCATAACAGATCAGTGGAAATAAAAGTTTATATATACCTGAGGAAGAAAAGCTTTTCTAATGCCAAAATTTGTATCAACATCCAGACGACCTCCAATACCTACTGGGATAGCTTGTCTATATCTACATCCCCCAGTGGTTGTAACACCCTGACATACATAAACTAAACACAAATTAGAGTGGCCTTTAACTGAGATTGTATGATATACATGTTATGGCAATGTACTAAGTTTTTTTATGAGgaaaaacaaaaatcaaacatGTAGAAGGAAATCAATGAGCTCATGCCTGTTCTATTATGGGAAGATATCCACCAACATTAGGAAGAATGGTACCATCTTTTAGTATTCCACCTTCGTCACCAACTCCAACAGCGATATCATCATGCCCCATCATGTAAAGGATGTCATAAATTTGATTCACAGAATGTCCAGCATCAGTCCAGGCATTTATGTTGATAGTCACAccctaataaaaaagaaaaagaaaattcttATGTGTCACTATGTTGTAAGTTGGTTATGTACTATATATGGTTCGAAAATAAATTAGCTTTTGAGGAGAGAGATTTTTTAATGAGAATTAAGAGAGCTCAAAAAATTGGAGACTTTGGGAGCTAAAGTCAGAAAAAGCAAAGCAAGAAGCTTTTAAAAGTAAAAGATGTTATTATAGTAATTGGTAAAACACTAGGACCAAGTTAACTGCCAGCATTGAATTATTTGATCCGACATTATGGTCCTAAGGCCAAGAGTTCTTTTGTCCTTTGaccatatatacataaatattagtAGGACCAAATATTTGAGAGATTCAAGTCCAGAAAAAAAGCAGGGTTTTTTATTTTACTACTTATCATCATCAATaccagaagaaaagaaaaagaaaagaaagaaaactcaATGACTTGTTATCAAGGATTAAAATACGTAATTGTCAATATGAAATAATCTACTCGTAATTTACTCATTGAATCAGTATAGAAAGGGAAAAAAGATGTACTTTTTCATATTTGTGCTGCTGTCCAACCTTTAAGTGGCTAATATTGAGTTGGATATACTATATTCAACTTTGTAATAGACAAATCGTGAAGACTGAAAAGATTATTGTTACCAAAAGAAGACTTAAATTACCTCTAACTCAAACTCTGATCTGTTAAGCTTTAAGAGGTAGAGCAGAGCAAAGAAATCATCCGTATCAACATTTGTATCCAAGAGAATCCGGCGAGGCCTAGGCCGAGGAGCGCGTTTTGCAGCAAATTAGCTGGAAATCCTAAAAGGAGTAGAAAAAAAATAACCCAGAAGTTTTTTTTCAACACCATTTTCACTGTGATCATTTACACCCCAGAAAAGTATGCAGTCCTCACCAAACttgatgaaagctatcaaattctGCTTGAGAAAAGGTTTGTGTTTAAGCCATGgaacaaataaacaaacaaagtTTCAAACCAATAAACATTACAATACAATACTTTGAATTAGATTCAATAcatatgagaagaagaagaagaagaagactgaAATTTGATTACCTTTAGTTAAAGCAAGAAAGTAGCATCCCCAGTTTGAAAGAAAGTAGCACCACCACCAGGGAATCCCCCTGCTGCATCAGGGGGTGGCACTTGTCCTTTGAGACCTTCTTCAGCATATTGATCATATATGGCTCTCTTCTGAGGATCACTTAAAACCTACAACAAAAACCACAGAAAGAATCATATCAACAAAACCAGAAAACTCATAACAGAGCATAAGATACTGAGACAAACATATACCAAGTGTTAGCAACTGTTCTTTAACATAGCTTTTTAACATATGGATACTTATTCAAACCCTCATTTACTTCTGGCCTAATGATTGAGATCACAtctatacaaaataaaaaatactaactATATGCTCAAACCAAGAAACAAGTAAAATAGAAAATTATCCAACTGTTAATTCTTAAAATTCAAACATCATATTCTAATTTCAAGAAGATTCATACTAACCAGAACATATTGGAAGCACTGCAATTGACATTCCAACAAATGCCAAGGCAACAGTCCGCCCAGCCAGCCCTTCAAGACCATCTGTTAAATTAACTTTGTTTCCCATAGAAACAAGACAAAATGAGGTCAACCAGTACCCATTTTATtcagggaacaaaacaagctatcaAAGGAGACAGAGATGAAAATTGTGATACTTCTCCTACCATAATTCTTGGAGTGAAAATATGTTGAAACTTTCGGTTTTAGTATTTAAAACTAATAGCTGAAGTATTTTAGTATTTAACCAAGCTAGTTTTTATTAATTTCTAGTTCCAGCTATTAACCCAAAAGATTAtatacacatataaatatatgtagaATATATTAAGCAAAAGTTATAAATATGAGCAGAAAAAAATTCTGAGACATATATGTCATTAGCAAGACAGAACATAGTGTTTCCTGAGTAGAATATGTGTGCATATGTGTGCATATACACATATACAGACATATGTATTTTTATCTCCCTTTTcttgtttaattaaataaaatctgatTTAATGTCAACTATtgcttatttttttcaaatattttcaacatgagtttttaaaaataaaaacaccaATATTATTACAAGAATGTATAGAGAGGCTTTGGAAGGGttttctcattgtattttatgGGGGTTCTAAGTGAAGTAAGATTGCTTGTTTTTTTTTCCTGGGATTGATTTTTAAGTGTCTTCAAACTCAATATTTCCACAGTTTCTTATTTAGATAACTATTGATAAACATGACttgtatatattatttatgtCTTAATAATACAATTGCTTCAGTTTTATCATGTTTTTACTCTTTCTTGTTAACTAAAGTTTAGATGAGCTACATGTACCACAAGAATAAGACTAAAAAAATAAGACCACAAAAACAAATCaataaataacaagaacaaataaTGAGAAGTAAGAAAGATACATGGCTAATGGATTTAGAATATCATCCCTATACATGCCATCCCTTGTAAACCACTACCGGTGATGTAAAGGATTTTTTTCAATAAGATACTAATAAGGATTTCACCTTGTACTAATACACCCCaggatgatatatatataagaggGTAGGTAAGTATGTCAAGGCACTACAAGAATCCAGAGAAGAACGAACTTTAAATCACCAAAATGGAAAATTGTTACACATCACAAGCACATTCAACATGAAATATTTCCAATtgtaaaatgggaaaaaaaaaaagtagagcAACTAAGGAAAGTTGAGTAGAAAGAAGGGAAAaactacacacacacacacagagtAGGGCAGAGATATTCTTACAATAGGATGTGCCAACAGCTCGCCAAAGTTGTAGATATTATCCCCAAGCAGTGCTGAAAGTGATAAACCAAATGCCAAGTCCTAAAAAATTgtacaaaaaattcaaaatactgaAACTAACAGTCAAAACAGCTGGAAAAGTTTAATGCATGCTGTTGGTCAAACAAAATTTCTCTAAAGAGGCTCCAATTTAGAgaatacattttaaaaaaatctgAATTTATTCTTCTGCCAGGTAACTTATTATTTCAGTTACTCTTTAGTAACTTATTGTATCCACTACTTTTCGAAACCAAATATGTAATAGATAAATATTAACTTATCCACCTGACTGGCTATGTAagcagaaaagaaaaacaaacaaacagaGTGATATGtccaaaagtaaaaaaataaaaacacattttCATTACTTCAAAAGCGTTATTGTACAGTTTGGTAAAAGATATATACTGTAGAaaacatgaagaagaagaaactatATAGATCATCCTAGTTTCTACACAAAACAATAACATAAAGAAAGATTATAACATAAAAACACAGTGAACTCAACAAAGCCTTTAAAACTTCCTCATCTCATTTCAGAGGAATATGATTAATTCCTGAGACTATTGGAAAGCATTTGAAATAGAATAAATAAAGTCCAAGAAGCCTGTTCCCTTAAGAATACCTTTACTAGTCAATAGCTCAAAATCCAACAACAGCAAGAACCCAATTACAGCTGCCTTCCCATTTATAATCTCATTCTTCCCTGTGAAACCAAACCCTCCTGAGCTCTCATCAACCACCATCCTTACCTATCAAGCACACCAGCATTGATGATTATAGGTTTATAGTAAGGTatataaaaaaatggaaaaatagaGTACAGTGTTAGCATTAAGACATTCAACAACAACATAAACCAAACTTACCTGCATGAGGGTGTTGAGAACATATTTATAAGATCTACATGATGCTCCTGTCAAGCTGAAATCAAAGGTCTTGGCAACCTATTTTATGGGAAAAAGTTCATAATCAAAGCGTAAATAATGCCAAAAAAAAAACCCCTGAAACAAAAACTAAAGTATAGGGAAGGACAGAGTAAAGCGCTACCTTGTTTGCAAGGCATGAAACAAGTCTGTCTGCATCTTTAATAAGTTCATCCATTGCACTGCCTTCTGGATCATTAGTGGCTTGTGTCAGCTCATGACACACGACTTTCACTCCTTCAACAGATTGCAATAAGGCACACAAATATTAAAACttttttaattttagaaaaataaaaataacaaagaagagaaaaagagaaaaatgaaCAATAAACAATAAACAAAGTTGCTCTACCCTACAAATACAAACGAAAGCTTTCATAACAAATAAAATGTATAGCAATGAGGCCAGACATTTGAATTATTAAATCAGACCAAAATGTAAGAATTACTCTTTTTTAACCAGAATAATAGCTGCAAGGAGAATATAAGGGGAAGGGGAATAATAGCTGCAAGAATTACTCTTTTTTTAACCAGAATAATTGCTAATAGCCTTAGCAATTAGCCACAAGACCCACTAACCATAATCTTTtttttatacatacatatattatatttacTTATCACTTAGTTTTTCCACGTAATAACTGAAAATTCTCCCATTGGCTTTACgataaatcaaaaataaaaacctAAAGCTTACCCTTACAAAACACAAGGCTTATTAACTGTAAGAGACAAGCTAGAGTTTTCTCATAACTAATATTTCTTCTAATATAAAAGTACATATAAACCACAAGTACCTGCTCAGGAGAACCAAAAGAAATAATATCCAAAGCTTCATTCCAATCAGTGGGGCCATTGGTACCAACAAGAACACGGGGCATACGTTGTCTCTCCACATGTATGTCAGCATTCCCATAGTTTTTCCTGATACCAACATCatagaataaaagaaaattagcaaTGAAGCCAACAGATGTGATGGAAATGTCCGAGTAAATTTTGTATCActtgttaaaaaattaaaaac
This Humulus lupulus unplaced genomic scaffold, drHumLupu1.1 SCAFFOLD_1011, whole genome shotgun sequence DNA region includes the following protein-coding sequences:
- the LOC133812336 gene encoding nucleoside hydrolase 5-like, encoding MVPRRILLDTNVDTDDFFALLYLLKLNRSEFELEGVTININAWTDAGHSVNQIYDILYMMGHDDIAVGVGDEGGILKDGTILPNVGGYLPIIEQA